ACACGGATCATCGCGTCGTAGCCCAGCGAAAGTCGGGTTGACCTGACTTGCGTCTGCAGCGCCGGCGGCAACGTGAGAATCCGCAGCATCCCGTTGACCCAGCGTTTGTCCTTGCCGATCAGGGTCGCCAAATCTTCCTGTGATTGCATGGCCGGGCCTTCTTCCAGGATCGATTTTAGCGCTTCGGCCAGCTCGACCGGCCCCACGTCCTCCCGCTGCACATTCGAGATAATCGACTTCTGGCGGCGTTTGATCTCGTCTTCCGGTTCGCGAATCAGCACTTCGACCTGAAACAGTCCCGCTTCCTTTGCGGCCCTGAACCGCCGGTGGCCGGTGACGATGCGGTAGGTCTCCCCTTCCGTGGGGATGACGGTGATCGGTTCGACCAACCCGACAGACTTGATCGATGCAATTAAACCTTCCATGTTGCGGAACGTCCGGCGCTCGTTTTTCGGATCTTCGCTCAGACGGTCGATGCTGACGACCAGACGACCGGTCTTCTTCAATCCGCCGGTGAGTCCTTCGCGGACCAGGTCAAGGCGGGTCTTCCCTTCGGGTAGTTTCATGATTGTGGATTTAGGTTGGTGGGTAATGGCTCCGGCGGCGGGACGATCGCTGCCCGTTCGGCAATAGGTTCGGCGGCAACTTCGGGCGGAACTGCGACGAATTCTTCTGCTGCCGACGGCGATACCACGCGGCGCGGGGTCAGCATCGCATCGGCGGCCGACAGTGCGGGAAGAAGGTCGGCATTTTCGCGCGCGAGAATCTCAATTACTTCCCTCCGCAGCGCCGCCATGTCCGCCGCCCCTTTGCTGTACGGGCGGTAGTCGAAGATCGAGCCGCCGTGTTCGTCCACCTGAGCCAGCCAGCCGCAAGTGCGGACTTCGGTTTCCGCCCGCGGAATGCCGTGGAACGCCATCGTCTCGATCACTTTGTTGCGCAATCCCTGCTGACGGGAGAGGTTGACCAGTACATGCATCAACCGGTGTTCCTCGCCTGGACGCAGCCGCATCAGCAGTTTGAAGAAGTTGGCGTAGGACCGCACGGCCTTGGTCGACTCGAACGGGACGATGAACAAATCGGACGGATAGATCGCATTTTCCATGATCGGGCTGATCTGGTTGGGCGAATCGATGACGACAAACGTGAACTGACGGGGTGAGTTGACCAGCATCCCCGTAAGCATCGTGGCATAGCCTTCGTTGTCGGTGATTTGCCGGCCCACATCTTCCAGCC
The Planctomycetia bacterium genome window above contains:
- a CDS encoding ParB/RepB/Spo0J family partition protein codes for the protein MKLPEGKTRLDLVREGLTGGLKKTGRLVVSIDRLSEDPKNERRTFRNMEGLIASIKSVGLVEPITVIPTEGETYRIVTGHRRFRAAKEAGLFQVEVLIREPEDEIKRRQKSIISNVQREDVGPVELAEALKSILEEGPAMQSQEDLATLIGKDKRWVNGMLRILTLPPALQTQVRSTRLSLGYDAMIRVARVEDPNLQRELVEALLGGATQREIRDRIGENKPPTSSTSNDRTTATPKAKRVFKTEHQAIVIVQSTTAKLSPDRVVWALREALKSAYEQAGKQDE
- a CDS encoding ParA family protein, which produces MYIITSINAKGGCGKSTIAMNLASGLALLGYDTLLIDMDPQAQVTQWLGAGDGLRLGGTLASAFGGAESFDKVIQPTRYPNLSFVAASEGLEDVGRQITDNEGYATMLTGMLVNSPRQFTFVVIDSPNQISPIMENAIYPSDLFIVPFESTKAVRSYANFFKLLMRLRPGEEHRLMHVLVNLSRQQGLRNKVIETMAFHGIPRAETEVRTCGWLAQVDEHGGSIFDYRPYSKGAADMAALRREVIEILARENADLLPALSAADAMLTPRRVVSPSAAEEFVAVPPEVAAEPIAERAAIVPPPEPLPTNLNPQS